One window from the genome of Nicotiana sylvestris chromosome 9, ASM39365v2, whole genome shotgun sequence encodes:
- the LOC104222896 gene encoding auxin-responsive protein SAUR50-like, with product MALKKSSKHFTQTAAFKQIMKRCSRFGKNENGYPQDVPKGHFVVYVGENRSRYIIPISWLTHPEFQSLLQRAEEEFGFNHDMGLAIPCDEDDFCSVISMFR from the coding sequence ATGGCTCTGAAGAAATCAAGCAAACACTTTACTCAAACTGCAGCCTTCAAACAAATTATGAAAAGGTGTTCAAGGTTTGGAAAGAATGAGAATGGATACCCTCAAGATGTCCCAAAAGGCCATTTTGTAGTATATGTGGGTGAAAATAGAAGCAGATATATAATTCCCATTTCTTGGTTGACACATCCTGAATTCCAAAGTTTGCTTCAAAGGGCTGAAGAAGAATTTGGATTCAATCATGATATGGGACTTGCTATCCCTTGTGATGAAGACGATTTTTGCTCCGTAATTTCAATGTTCAGATAA